In the genome of Aequorivita sp. H23M31, the window TAGTATTGAGCCTTGTTGGTTTGATTTTTATTTTCGAAACCGCCTACGTATCACCAGTGTCCATCGCGTTCGTATTATTTATGAGTGTTTTGGAATTATTGGTCGCAGCGCTTCAAGCTTATGTGTTTACACTACTTGCAGCATTGTTTATCGGCCAGGCGGTAGAGGAGCATCATTAATTTGAGTTTAATTTTTGTTTAATTATTTTTTAAAAAAGTTTCAGTTATGACAGGAACATTAGCAGCAGTAGGAGCCGGATTGGCCGTAATAGGTGCCGGTATTGGTATTGGTAAGATTGGTGGTTCAGCAATGGACGCTATCGCAAGACAACCAGAAGCCACCGCAAAAATTCAGACCGCAATGATTATTGCAGCAGCTCTTGTAGAGGGTGTTGCACTTTTCGCAGTGGTTGTGGCATTGATTGCCTAATTTTTAGAAACCCAACATTCCGTAGCGGTTGGCTGCGGGATGTTGTTTTTAAACAAAAAATAATTCTTTAAGAAAACATCAAATGAATATAGTAGCACCAGAGAGTTTAATATTATGGACAACCATCATATTTATATTGCTATTGTTTGTCCTAAGAAAGTTTGCTTGGAAGCCAATTCTAGGAGCTGTTAGAGGCCGTGAAGCAACTATAAACGATGCCTTGGCAGCAGCCGAAAAAGCTAAGATCGAAATGCAGAATATGCATGCCGACAACGAAAAATTGCTTCAAGAAGCTCGTGCTGAAAGAGAAGCGATGATGAAGGAAGCTCGCGAAATAAAAACCAAAATGATTTCCGACGCAAAAGAGGAAGCAAAGTCAGAAGCCAACAAAATGGTAGCTCAGGCTCAAGCTGCAATCGAAAGCGAAAAGAAATCTGCTATTGCCGAGTTAAAGCAACAAGTAGCCGAACTTTCAGTTGAAATTGCTGAAAAGGTTGTTAAACGTGAACTTTCCGACAAGAGCAAGCAATTGGAGCTTGTAGATCAAATGTTGGGCGAAGCTAAACTTAATTAAGGTCGGCAACGTCAAACTAAATTTATAACCCATGAGCAACAGAGCAGCAATAAGATACGCGAAAGCGATTTTGGAGAGCGCAAACGAAAATAACACAGCCGCTGTTTTATTCGGTGATATGCAATCCGTTTATGGCACTATTGAAGGAAGTAGAGAATTGCAGACTGTTCTTCAGAGTCCCGTTATTAAGGCCGAAGACAAAAAAGAAGCCTTATTGAAAATATTCAGTGGCCAATCAGGAACTACCCATTCCCTGATAAAGGTTCTGGTTGCAAATAAACGAACTCCTCTATTAGGAAAAGTAGCCAAAACCTATATAGACCTATATAATGAGGAACAAGGCATAAAAGTGGCAAATGTTATTACCGCTGTTCCACTTTCTTCGGAATTGGAAGCAAAAGTAATGGCCAAAATAAAGGAATTAACAGGTAGCGAAAAGGTGAGCCTGAAAAGTGAGATCGATCCTGAAATCATCGGAGGGTTTATCCTTCGAGTGGGAGATATCCAATATGACGCGAGCATCGTGAACCAATTCCGAATGTTAAAAAGAGAATTTAAAAATCAATATAATTAAAAATTGACTGGTGCGGGACGTGGGATTCCATTTTCAAAACCTTCACCTAAAACCTTAATAAGATGGCAGAAGTAAAACCAGCTGAAGTATCAGCAATATTGAAACAACAGCTTTCAGGCTTTGAGGCAACTGCTTCCCTGGATGAAGTAGGAACTGTTTTGACCGTGGGTGACGGGATTGTTCGTGCATACGGACTTTCCAACGCACAATACGGTGAATTGGTGGCATTTGAAAGTGGCCTAGAAGGTATTGTATTGAACTTGGAAGAAGACAACGTCGGTATCGTTCTTTTAGGACCTTCAAAAGAAATTAAAGAAGGTTCTACCGTAAAACGTACCCAACGAATTGCTTCTCTTAAAGTTGGAGAAGGTATTGTAGGTCGTGTGGTGAATACATTGGGTGAACCAATAGATGGAAAAGGACCTATTACCGGTGAAACTTATGAGATGCCATTGGAGCGTAAAGCACCAGGGGTAATCTACCGTCAGCCAGTAACCGAACCGCTTCAAACCGGAATTAAATCTATTGATGCCATGATTCCTGTAGGTCGTGGACAGCGTGAGCTTGTTATTGGTGACCGTCAAACAGGTAAGTCAACTGTTTGTATCGATACCATCCTAAACCAAAAAGAATTTTACGATGCAGGTGAGCCTGTTTATTGTATATATGTTGCTATCGGACAAAAAGCTTCTACAGTTGCGAACATTGCAAGTGTACTGGAAGAAAAAGGTGCTTTGGCATATACCACAATCGTAGCTGCAAATGCTTCTGATCCTGCACCCATGCAGGTTTATGCTCCTTTCGCCGGTGCGGCAATTGGTGAGTATTTCCGCGATACAGGTCGTCCGGCATTAATCGTTTATGATGACCTTTCAAAACAAGCAGTAGCATATCGTGAGGTTTCGCTTTTGCTTCGTCGTCCACCGGGACGTGAGGCTTATCCTGGAGACGTTTTCTACCTTCACTCCCGTTTGTTGGAGCGTTCTGCAAAAATTATTGCCGACGACAACATCGCCAAGGAGATGAACGACCTTCCTGAAGTATTAAAAGGAATCGTAAAAGGTGGAGGTTCTCTTACCGCACTTCCTATTATTGAAACACAAGCGGGTGACGTTTCCGCCTATATCCCGACCAACGTAATTTCGATTACCGACGGACAGATATTCCTGGAATCCGATTTGTTCAACGCAGGGGTTCGTCCGGCGATTAACGTGGGTATTTCAGTATCTCGTGTGGGTGGTAACGCTCAGATTAAGTCGATGAAGAAAGTTGCCGGTACCTTGAAACTTGACCAGGCCCAGTTCCGTGAATTGGAAGCCTTTGCCAAGTTCGGTTCCGATTTGGATGCTGCAACCATGAACGTAATTTCAAAAGGTCAGCGTAACGTTGAAATCTTGAAGCAAGCACAAAACGACCCTTACACCGTAGAAGATCAGATCGCTATTATTTACGCAGGTTCTAAAAACCTATTGCGAAATGTTCCTATCGACAAAGTAAAAGAATTTGAAAGAGATTACCTGGAAATGCTTAACGTAAAGCACAGAGATACTCTTGATGCTCTTAAAGCAGGAAAGCTTACAGACGAGACAATTGATGTAATGACCAAGGTGGCGAAGGATCTTTCGGCTAAGTATAAAAAATAATTCTGAATTCAGAATTATGAATTATGAATTACCCATTATTCATAATTTTGAATTCCTAATTCATAATTAAAAAAATGGCTTACAGATTTCGCAATAACGCAATTGTTGACAAGTCATTTTATTTTGCATGTAAGATTGTGTTATTTGCCGAGGAATTAAAGGCAAATCGATATTATGAAATTGCAAATCAAGTATTAAAGTCGGGAACAAGTATTGGCGCGAATGTTAGGGAATCCCAACGAAGTGTCAGTACAAGAGATTTTAAAAACAAGTTAGGAATAGCTTTAAAAGAAGCTGAAGAGACGGAATATTGGTTAGATATTATTGATGAAACAAAAATTCATCCAATCCCAAAAGGGATGTATGAAGATTGCGATGAATTGATAAGACTATTAGTAACGATTATAAAAAAATCATAATTCATAATTCATAATTCCGAATTCATAATTCATAATTGAAAAAATGGCCAATTTAAAAGAAATACGTAACAGAATATCCTCCGTAGGTTCTACGATGCAGATTACCAGTGCTATGAAAATGGTTTCTGCTGCAAAGCTGAAGAAGGCTCAGGATGCCATTACGGCAATGCGTCCTTATTCTGAAAAACTTACTGAGTTGCTTCAAAATTTGAGTGCAACCCTAGAGGCGGATGCTGGTGGAAAATATTCAGTGCAGCGGGAAGTAAATAATGTACTGGTGGTTGCTATTACGAGTAACCGTGGTTTGGCGGGAGCTTTTAATACCAATGTTATTAAGGAAGCCCGACACTTGGTTCTTGATACGTACAATGGAAAAAAGGTCGATTTTATGACCTTAGGAAAGAAAGGGAATGACATTCTTAAAAAGAGTAATCCCATTTTTGAAAATAACAACGATATTTTCGATAACCTAACTTTTGAAACTATCTCTGATATTGCTGAAAAGCTAATGGCGTTGTATTCGGAAGGGAAGTATGATAAGATCGTTTTAGTTTATAACAGTTTTAGAAATGCCGCAACCCAAATAGTTCAAGCGGAGCAGTTCTTGCCTATTCTTCCAGCTCAAAATGTTGAAGAAGGATCAAAATCAAGCGAGACTTTCTATATTTTCGAGCCTTCCAAAGAAGAGATTGTTGAAGCCTTGATTCCGAAGAGTTTAAAAACTCAATTGTTTAAAGCTGTTCGCGATAGTGTAGCTAGTGAACACGGTGCCCGAATGACTGCAATGCACAAAGCAACCGATAACGCCACTGAACTTAGAGATGCCTTAAAACTGCAATACAACAAAGCACGTCAGGCAGCAATTACCAACGAAATCCTCGAGATTGTTGGTGGTGCTGAAGCATTGGCTGGATAGCTTCGATACAACCGCCGAAGGCGGCCACTCAGCTACCTTTGTTTGTTAACAAAATTAATAAACCCTTCCAGAGTTTTTAACTATGGAAGGGTTTTATTTTTAGAGAGATAGGTTCTGAAAAAGTTCTTTTCCGAAATTAAGATTATTGAATCCATTAGCGTATAATAATGGATAATAATAATCCGAAAACCTCACTTTTCAATAAAAGACGAATTCAACTGCTTTTTAAAATTCTCATACATTTGAGGTGCAATAAGATTCTTTTGAAGAAGAAGATCAATATAATAAGTGGTTTTAGAACCGAATTCAGCGATAGCCATTTTTTGACCGAGGGAAAAGGTATTGCTCCTATTTTCGGGGAATGATCGGAACATCTCAAGGTTCGTTTTCATCGCATCCTCAAAATTATCGTCCTCAAACTGAATATTCATCAGGTTATAATACACTTCATAATTCCCCTTATCCATCTCCAGGGATTTCTTGAGATTCTCAATAGCCTTCTTTCGGTCTCCCATTCCGCGGTAGGATAATCCCAGATTAAAATAGGTCTTAGCCTCAGGGTTTTCGTCTTGACTCGCTTTTAGAAAATGTTCGTGGGAACTTTCAATATCTCCCTTTAGATTGTAAAGCACCCCAAGATTATTATGGGCAGGAGTGTGTTTTGGATAGATAGAAAGTGCTTTATTATAGAAATAGATACTTCTTTTCATCAGGGAATCCTTCTGTCTTTCTTCGAGCTTCTCTGTGGTTACTCTTTTAAATAAATCATTTGCCAAGAGCATATTCAACTTTACGGAATTCGGTGCTATTTCAAGATCTCGCTCCAATAGTGTAACCAAGTCGTGCCAATCCTGATTTCTACTAAATACTTTTACCGAACTTGCAATGATAAGAAGACCTGCGATTCCAAGGAACACAGGTTTCAGTTTTGGAAATCCATTTTCTTCTTTTGAACCGATATCAATTCTACTTAACTTCAATAGAAACCACCCAATTACAATGCAAAAACCCAAGGATGGAATATAGGCGAATCTTTCAGCAATAATTCCCACGGCAGGTTTTACCAAATTGGCATACATTGAAATGGTAACAAAAAAGAAAACAAGTCCATAAGCCAAAACCGATTTGGTTCTGAACTTCCATATCGTAAATACGAATAATGGAATTAGTACGATGACCCCTAGCCACACATATAGATTTTCCCACCCTACGATAGTTACATAGTCGTAGCCGTAATAACTTATTAAAGGATGTGGTACAAAAAGCAGTTTTATATAATAGAAAACAGAATAAAATGCCATTGGAATCTTTTCAAAAAAAGTAGCTCCATTGACGAACAAAGGATTTTCAATAAAAAGAAGATTCCTGCTCCCCGAAGTCTCGATAAGTTGGGTATTGATAAGCCTAAAAATAATAAGTGGCAGAAACAAGGCTCCTATCAGTTTAAGCATAACCTTTTTGGTGGCATTTTCAAAAAAGTAAACGGTCAACGGAATAACGGCCAAAAACGTTAGCGCCGATAATTTTGATAGAAACGAGAGCACCATAAAGCCTAAAACACCCACCAGCCATAATAGGCGTAAATTTCTGACATACTTAATAGCGCTACCTAATGCGAGCAAAGCAAATAGAAAAGCCAGAATTTCATCCCTGGATTTCACGTTATCAACAACTTCTGTATGAATGGGATGTACAATAAAAAGTACCGTAATAAAAAGTGGAAGAAGCCAATGATAATTCTTAAAAAGTGAACGCAGAATTTTAAATATGAGCAAACACGTAAGAATATATAGGAAAAGATTGATAAAATGGCTTACAGTCGCATTGGCCCCAAAAAGCGAATATTCAATAGCAAATGTAGAAAGAGTAATAGGTCTATACCCATAATTCTGTGTACTAGATTCAATATATCGTGATTTGAACAACGCAGGAATTCCGGAAATTCCTTGGGAAACTTTTTTATTATTAACTATAACATATTCGTCATCAAAACCGTAATCATTCGAAAGAGAATTCCCATATATAAGCACGCATAACCCTACAATTATGAATAAACTTATCTTAAAATATTTTTTCGGCATTTGTAGGTTGCAGTTGATCGAGGTAAATATACACAGAAATTAAAAATACCACCTACCCGGCCTATTTTTACCCAATGAAAAACATTCGCTAAATAGGTTTGGTTTCTTATATTTGGGATTACCTTAACAAATAGGTTTAATTGCTAAATCTTGGTATATATAAACGCCATATCCTATTACCTTCCTGAAAATTCTCTAGATAATGAAACAATCATTAAAGAGTTTTTTCAATATGGCGGCACGAGTGAAACTGAGATCACTCCAAATTCCATTTCAGACAAATGTGGCATAAAAAATAGATTTATCGCAGATTTGGAGGACACCAATAAGGATCTTGGAAACCGAGCCGCGGTTAAGTTGTTTGAAGAATGGAACGTCGACAAATCAACCATAGATTATTTAATATTCGTGAGGGATGCTTCCGATTATAAAGGTCCAAATACCTCCTGCATTATGCAACACAATTTGGGCCTTGAACAATCTGTTGCTGCCATAGATGTTCAGCACGGATGCACGGGTTGGATTTATGGACTTAGCGTTGCAAAAGCAGTAATAATCGCCGGGATGGCGAAAAAAGTATTGATGGTCACGGCCGATGTACCCACACGAATTATCCATCCGGAGGATATAGACATCCGCGCAATATTTTCCGATGGCGCGGCAGCAACCTTAATAAGTGACGAACTCCTTGAAAATGGAATAAACACCACTATCGAGGATTTCACCTTTGGAACAGATGGAGAAGGCGAAAAAGTTTTATATACGGAAAGATCATCCGTAAAACATCCTGCAGATATAGCTTATTTAAAGCAATACGAACACTTGCCATCAAGACTGGAGGGCGGTCGAGTGCGAATGGACAGCGCTAAAATTTTCCTTTTCGCGTTCAGGCTCGTACCAAAATTGATAAAGCAAGTTTTAGAGAAACATGAACTCAAGATGGAGGAAGTAGATTTCTTTATATTCCACCAAGCCAATGGTGCAATGTTGGAATTTCTTCGAAAAAGGTTAAAAATACCCGAAGAAAAATTTATCAATACTGTAGAAAACATTGGCAATACAATAGGTTCTACGCTACCAATTGCAATGCGGCAAATAGTAGATGAAGATAAAATAAAACCTGGAAATAAGATTATGGTTCTTGGCTTCGGAATTGGATTTTCCTGGGGCGGGACCATTTTAACCAAACAACCCAACTAATGACAAATATTGAAGGATTTATAAGCACTCTGGAAACCGAATTTGACGAATTGGATCCAGGCACGCTAAGACCAGAAACAAAATTCACCGATCTGGATGAATGGAGTTCTATGCACTCCTTGATCATCATCGCTCTAATCGATACCGAATATGGAGTAACCATAACCGGTGAAGACTTAATGAGCATAAGCAATGTGGAAGGACTTTATAACATTGTAAAATCAAGACAAACCCATTAAATGGCCTTTTTTTCAATTCAAGATATAGCCGTAAAAGGAATAGCTACGGCAGTACCGTCCAATATTGTTTCCAATTGGGATTACGATCTATTGACTGAAAGTGAAAAAAAGTTATTGGTCAAAACCACAGGTGTCGAACAACGCAGAATGGCGTTGCCAGGAATGACAACTTCCGATTTATGTTTTGAAGCAGGCGAAAAATTATTGAAAGACTTGGACTGGAAAAAAGAGGAAATTGATATTCTCATTTTCGTTTCCCAGTCCGCAGATTATTATTTGCCGGCCACTTCAATAATTTTACAGGACAGACTCGGCTTACCCAAGTCCTGTATGGCATTTGACATCGGTTTGGGCTGTTCTGGCTATGTTTACGGACTTTCTGTTATCGCAGGAATGCTGAAGGCTACAGGGCTCAAAAAAGGTTTGTTGATGGTGGGCGATATCTCAACAGTTACCTGTTCGAAAAAAGATAAAAGCACCTATCCGCTGTTTGGCGATGCGGGTACAGTTACGGCCTTGGAATTTGAAGAAAATGCCCAACCCATCCAATTTGATCTCAGTAGTGACGGTTCAGGAAAAGATGCTATAATCATTCCTCATGGCGGGATCCGGAATTTGGCCTCACCAGAGTCATTTGTAAAAGAACAAATAGCTCCAGGCATTGTACGATCTAAAATGGAATTGGCATTAAACGGATTGGATGTATTCAATTTTTCCATCAAAGAAGTACCAAGTTCATTAAAGGAATTTCTAGAAAGGACCGAAACTACTCCTCACTCATACGATTATTTTGTGATGCACCAGGCCAATAAACTGATGAACGAAACCATTCGAAAGAAAATGGGATTTCCACCTGAAAAAGTGCCTTATTCCATTTCAAAATATGGAAACACAAGCTCTGCTTCAATTCCCTTGACCATTGTAAGTGAATTATCCAGAAAGCTGGAAAATTCAGAAAAAAAACTTCTACTCGCTGGTTTTGGTGTAGGATTGTCCTGGGGCGCAGTATCTTTAAATTTGAAAAATGTGGTTTGCCCTGAAATATTAGAGTTATGAATCCATTTTCTCTTGAAAATAAAACGATACTGATTACCGGAGCTTCCTCAGGGATTGGCGCGAAAACAGCAGAAGTTGTGGCCAACCAAGGAGCGACCGTAATTTTAACAGCGAGGAATGAAGAACGATTGAATGAAGTTCTGAAAAAACTTCCAACAGGAAATCATCAAATTATTCTGGCAGATTTAACCGATGAAGAAGCGATCAAGAAAATTGTAACCCAGATTCCAAATATTGACGGAATCGTGCATAGCAGTGGAATTGTAACGCACTTTCCCACCAAATTTATTGGAAAAAAACAAATCAGTGAAATGTTTGCGATAAATTATGAAGTTCCCGTTATCCTGACAAGTTCTCTTTTAAAATCCAAAAAAGTAAACAAAGGTTCTTCAATTGTTTTTATGTCGTCGGTGGCATGTAATTTTCCCAATAAAGGTGGTGCCTTATATTCAGGAGCTAAAGCGGCAATCAACAGTTTCAGCAAAACTCTAGCTTTGGAACACGCACCCCAGAAAATACGAAGTAATGTGATTCTCGCTGCCATGGTAAAAACCCCACTTTTTGATGAAGCGGAAAGAACCGTAACCAAGGAATTGATGGACAAACACGGAGCGCAATATCCATTGGGATTTGGGGAAACGGAAGACGTTGCCAACACCATTGCCTTTCTATTATCTCCCGCTTCAAAATGGATAACAGGCACGCATATAGTAATGGACGGCGGACTTACAGCAGGTATGTAATAACATGGAATATTCTATAATAATCCCGGTTTTCAACAGTGAACAATCCCTCCCGGAATTGAAGGAACGGATTATGACCGTTTTTAAGGATATTTCCGAAGAATTCGAAATTATTTTCGTCGATGATTATTCTCAAGATAATAGCTGGAATGTATTGTTTGATTTGAAGTCCGAAAGTCCAAATAAGATACGACTTTTCCGATTAGGAAAAAACTTTGGGCAACACAACGCCACCATCTGCGGCTTTCATCAAGCCAGAGGGAAATGGATAGTGACCATGGACGACGACCTGCAACAAGCTCCAGAGGATATTCCACTTCTTATTGAAAGACAGAAGGAAACCGGCGCAAACGTTGTGTACGGAATTTCAAATGAAAATCATCCACTCCTTCGAAAAGTGGGAAGCAACGTCTATAAAAAATCTACCAAACATCTTCATGGATCCTTTGGAAATGGTTCATCCTTTCGGCTTATTGATGCATCGCTGATAAACAAACTCAAAGGTCACAAACAGCAATTCAATTTCATTGATGAAATATTGCATTGGCATACCAATTTTATTGAATGTGTCCGTGTTTCCCATGCGCCCAGAAAATATGGCAAATCCACTTATTCGGCCCATAAACTTTGGATGCTTGCCAATAACAATACCTTAAATTATAGCAATTTGCCCCTTAAGTTAATGATGTATTTTGGAGGTGTTTTTTCCTTTATTTTTATAATTATCGGCATGTATTTTATTGCTAAAAAGATGGTTTTTGGGGTTTCGGTTCCCGGTTTTACTGCGCTGATCGTATCCGTAAGTTTTTCGGCAAGTTTGATGTTGTTGTGTTTTGGAATTTTGGGCTACTATCTGAAAAATATCCTTTCACGACTTAACAATCAGCCAGCGTATTTCATAAAAGAAGAATTATGATTATCAGAAAATATGGAATCACTCTTGAAAGATTAAGGGAGGAAGATATAGAATTGGTCCGTCACCACCGTAATAGCGAACTTATAAGAAAGAGGATGTTCTATCAAAAGCTCATAACCGAGGAAGAACAAAAAAGGTGGTTCCAATCTATCAATAACGATCTCAATTATTACTTTATAATCCATCACAAAGAGAAGAAAATCGGTTTGATCCACGGCACGGTGGATTCTTTTGACAAGGGAATTTCCCGTGGTGGAATTTTTATTTGGGAACCTACCGCTATGCAATCCCACCTTCCTATTGTTGCTTCTGTTTGTGCTACGGATCTTATTTTCTTCCTTATGAAAATCAAAAAAAGTATTGCTGAAGTTCGGACAGACAATATAATTGCACTGGAATACAACCAAAAATTTGGTTATAAAATTGCAGAAGATCTTTCCGATTCCGAAAAATATGTCCTGGAACTCACTCCTGAAAACTATTTGGAAACCGCCAAACCCATTCGGGATATGGTAAAAAAACTGAGCGGAGATTTTTCGGAACTCTCTTGGGACGATATTGAATTCCCAAAGAAGAAACCGGTGGGACTTTATGAGAATTTACCTGATTATTTGGCTGAGCATGTTTCGTTTGAATCATAAGCCTTCTCCATTCTATTGGAGAAGTCAGTAATAATATATTTTTCATTATTTTGAGAATGTTGTCTTTTTAGGCAACTTTGTTGTAAGCTTAATAAGATTTCAATTGAAGGAATTTGAAAGAGATATAATCCCATTTTAAAATCACTTTTGGGATTTCTACAATAATCTTGATCAAAAAGTTCAAGATAAGTTCGATTGGACAATTTCACTTATCGAGCGTACAAAGATAGTTCTGAAAAAATATTTCAAATATTTAGCCGGAACGGATGGGATTTGGGAGATTCGTGTTAGTTCAGGTGGGAATATTTTTCGGGGTATTCTGTTTCTTCGACCGAGGTAACATTATAATTCTTCTACATGGTTTTCAGAAAAATACTCAGAAAACACCAAGAATGGAAATCAAAAAAGCGGAAATGCTAAAAAAGAAATATTATGAAAACAAGTGAAAACCCAAAAAATTGGAAAGAACACATCAATAAGAAATATGGAGAGAAAGGAACAGAGAGTAGGGAAAAATTTGAGGAGGAGTTCGATTCCTTCCGAATCGGAGTACTTATCCAAGAGGCAAGGAAAAGACAAAAATTGACCCAACTACAATTGGCCAATAAAGTAGGCACAACTAAGAATTACATATCTCGTGTGGAGAATGATGCAAGTGATATCCGATTATCAACCTTAATGCGGATAATTCGCGAGGGGCTTGGAGGTAGTTTAAAGCTTTCAGTGGACATTTAATCCAATCAATACAAGATACCTAAACGAAGATTCAAGAACGAGTAAAAACCAACAATATATAATGTAGAAACACTGATTAGTAGATGATCCTTCAAATCAACATACAGTCAAAATTAACTAGAAGCTTACTTTTATTGTATGTCTTGTCATGTTTATTTACGGCATGCACTAATATTTCTGGGAAAAATGAATCAAATACTGCTTTTGACCCATCAACTCAACCAATCTCTGAGAAAATTATTGAAGCTCAAAAAGGAGTGGCTCTCAATAATCCTTTTGTTATTGCTGAACAGGATCCCGATGGTGTTTTTTGGGGATTAAGAGAAACTCTGTCCAGCAAATTAATACTAGGCTATACCTACCAAAATATCTGGGAATTCAGAGACGGTTTCGCAATCGTACAACTAAACGGCAAATTTGGACTGATTGACAAAACAGGAAAGGAAATTATTGAACCTGCTTACAGCTATCCCAAAACGGGAATGAAATGCGGGTTTATTGCATTTGAGATAGGTTATGGTCCCACACTCATTTTCGATTCTACCGGAAAATCCCTTATGCCCATGGTTTAC includes:
- a CDS encoding helix-turn-helix domain-containing protein, giving the protein MKTSENPKNWKEHINKKYGEKGTESREKFEEEFDSFRIGVLIQEARKRQKLTQLQLANKVGTTKNYISRVENDASDIRLSTLMRIIREGLGGSLKLSVDI
- a CDS encoding glycosyltransferase family 2 protein, with protein sequence MEYSIIIPVFNSEQSLPELKERIMTVFKDISEEFEIIFVDDYSQDNSWNVLFDLKSESPNKIRLFRLGKNFGQHNATICGFHQARGKWIVTMDDDLQQAPEDIPLLIERQKETGANVVYGISNENHPLLRKVGSNVYKKSTKHLHGSFGNGSSFRLIDASLINKLKGHKQQFNFIDEILHWHTNFIECVRVSHAPRKYGKSTYSAHKLWMLANNNTLNYSNLPLKLMMYFGGVFSFIFIIIGMYFIAKKMVFGVSVPGFTALIVSVSFSASLMLLCFGILGYYLKNILSRLNNQPAYFIKEEL
- a CDS encoding SDR family NAD(P)-dependent oxidoreductase gives rise to the protein MNPFSLENKTILITGASSGIGAKTAEVVANQGATVILTARNEERLNEVLKKLPTGNHQIILADLTDEEAIKKIVTQIPNIDGIVHSSGIVTHFPTKFIGKKQISEMFAINYEVPVILTSSLLKSKKVNKGSSIVFMSSVACNFPNKGGALYSGAKAAINSFSKTLALEHAPQKIRSNVILAAMVKTPLFDEAERTVTKELMDKHGAQYPLGFGETEDVANTIAFLLSPASKWITGTHIVMDGGLTAGM
- a CDS encoding type II toxin-antitoxin system RelE/ParE family toxin, whose product is MERTKIVLKKYFKYLAGTDGIWEIRVSSGGNIFRGILFLRPR
- a CDS encoding type II toxin-antitoxin system RelE/ParE family toxin; translation: MGIFFGVFCFFDRGNIIILLHGFQKNTQKTPRMEIKKAEMLKKKYYENK